The DNA region CGGAGTAAATTTTGTTGGTATGGCAACGGAGATGGGAGTAACGTCGGTTTTGATCACAGAAAAAGATCAATTTGTCATTGCTAATAAGATTGAAGCGAGAAGGATGAAAGATGAAGAGGTAGAAGACATGTTTGAGGTGTTGGAATATGAATGGTATGAAGACAAAGAAATGGAAATAGTTAGGACAATTGTTGGAAATGGTAAAGTTGGGTGTGATGTGTTACTTCCTGACATCCAGTTTGTGGATGATACCTTTAAAAAACTGAGATATGAGCTAACAGAAGGTGAGATTGAAAGGTATTTATATCTTGGAGAGAAACTTTCAAGAATCGTAGAAGAAGTGCTTATGTATGAAACAAAACCAGGAGAGACAGAAATTGAAGTAGCAGGTAAGATTTCAGCAAAACTTTGGAAAGAGGGGATTGAGCCAACAGCATTTATGATTGCTTCTGATGATAGGATAAGAAATTATAGGCATCCCATATCTAAGAATAAAAAAATTGAGAAAGTAGTAATGGCTTCGGTGAATGCAAGATATAAAGGGTTAATAGCTACTATGACCAGGATGGCTCATTTTGGAAAGATTCCCGAAACCTTAAAAAAGCAATACAAAGACAATGTGGAGATTGAGTGCATTATGATAGCAAAGACGAAAATTGGTGAAGAGATGAGGGTTCCAGTGCTTTCTGCTATAGAGGAGTACGAGAAGAGGGGATATAAGGATGAGTGGAAGTTGCATCACCAAGGGGGATCTATGGGGTATTATCCCAGGGATATAAGGGTAACTCCCACAACTACGGAAAAGATTTATAGGAATCAGGCTTTTTGCTGGAATCCGTCAATAACTGGCACGAAATCGGAAGATGGATTTATTACAACAGAAAAGGGTCCAATTATGATTACAAAACCTGTGATTTTTCCAACCTTGAAGATAGAGGTAGAAGGGATTACTTTTATAAAGCCTGATATGTTAGAGGTGCTATAGGGAGGGATTTTTATGGACAAAGTAAGGGTTGGACTTGTAGGGGCAGGTTTCATAGCAAGGATTCATATGTCAGCATACAAAGAGATTTCTCCATATGTAGATATAGTGGGGGTTTGTTCTGGGAGAAGAGAGAATGCAGAGAGATTTGCAAAAGAGTATGGAATTCCAAAGGTTTTTGATAACTATGAAGAACTTTGTGCATCTTTTGATGTTGATGTGGTGGATGTATGTACTCCTACTAATCTTCATGACGAAGTTATTATTTGTGCTGCTAAAAATAAAAAGCATGTAATGTGTGAGAAGCCTCTTACAGGCTATTTTGGAGAGGATACCGACAAGGAACTTGTAGGAATAGAAGTGCCTAAAAGTTTTATGTATAAAAAGGTTTTGGAGAAGATAGAAAAGATTGAAAAAGTAATAAAAGAAAATAGGGTTAAGTTTATGTACGGAGAGAATTTGGTGTACGCTCCTTCGATTGAAAAAATGAAGAGAATGATTTTAGCATCTTCTTCTCCTATTCTGGAGATCAGAGCGGAGTGTAGCCATTCTGGATCTCATGCCAGTTATGCTAAAAAATGGAGGACTTCTGGTGGGGGGAGCTTGATGAGGCTTGGCTCTCATCCTGTGGCTGTGGTACTTCACTTAAAGCACTATGAGGGATTGATTAAAGATGGAAAACCCATAAGAGCAAAAGCAGTGTGGGGCGAGGTTGGAAATTTAACAAAGATAGATAAATTTTTGAAGGAAGAGAAGCATTATGTGGCAACCTCTTGGGAGGATGTGGAAGATTGGTCCGTTATTGTTATTGATTTTGAAGATGGAACAAAGGGCATAATTTTTTCCAATGATATTAGCCTTGGGGGATTAAAAAATTGGGTGCAAGTAAGTCTTTCTTCAGGCATGATTTATGCCAATATAAATCCAAATAATATGATGGTGGCTTATACTCCTGAAGAATCTATTTGGAAAGAGGAGTATATAGCTGAAAAAATTGAGACAAAGGCAGGATGGAATTTTCCATCTCCTGACGATTTTTGGACTAGAGGATTTCCTCAAGAACTTAAGGATTTTATCCTTGCAGTGATAGAAGATAGAGAACCTATATCTTCTTTCGATTTGGCAAAGGAAACAGCAAAAGTATTGTATGCTGGGTATTATTCCAGTGAAGAAGGGAGAAAAATTGAAATAGAGTAAAAAATGGGGAAGGGTAACTCCCTTCCCCGAAAAAAATAGATAGGGGGGTTCTGTATGAAAAAATATTTTACCTTATTAAGTCTTCTTTTGGTAGTTCTTTTTATCTCTTCCCTCTCTGCTCAGAGCACTATACTTATAAAAGCCACATCGCCATTCCCAGAAGGGCATATAATAACTCAGACCATGGTGGAGTTCAAAAATATAATTGAAAAGGAGACGCAAGGAAGGATCAAATTTGAACTTTCTATTGCAAAGGACACAGAGGAGCAGGCCAACGAAAGATGTTCTAAGGGAGAGGTAGATATGCAATTTACAGGAGGGAGAGCTATAGAGGTATTTGCACCTCAATATTTCTTTATTAATGCACCCTTTGTCTTAAAGGATTACGAACATTTCTTTAGAATAATGAAAGGACCAATTGGGGAAAAGGCAAAAAGTGAGATTCTTAAAAATGGTAACATGTACACTCTTGGTTATCTTTATAGAGGATATAGGCAGATGACTTCTAATAAACCAATACTTGGATTAAAAGATCTTGAAGGGCTGAAACTTAGACTTCCGGTAGTCCCTACTTGGATTAAGGTTTGGGAAACTCTTGGGGTAAAGGCGGTTCCTGTTCCTTTAACTGGATTATATCAGGCTCTAAAAGATGGCACTGCTGAAGCATCAGAGGGAGATTTAACTCAGATTTCGGGATATAAACTTTATGAGGTGCAAAAGTATTTAATCATCACAAATCACCTTGTTTCCTTTGGTTGGGTGCACATGTATAAACCAACCTTTGATAAACTCTCTAAGGCAGATCAAGAATTGTTTATGAAGACTGCTGAAAAAGTGTGTAATACAGCAACAATGAGGCTTCTTGCAAGTGAAAATGATATTTTAAGACTACTTATGGAAAATGGTATGACTGTTATATATTTAGATGCTAAAACCATGGCCCAGATAAGAGATAAAGCAAAACCAGCTGTAGAAGAGCTTTTCAGAACTACATGGCCTGTTACTACATGGGAAGAGGTTCTTAAGCAATAAACCAAACATCATAGGAGGGAAAGGGGTTAATCCCCTTTCCCTCTTTTTTAAAATTAAAATTCACACCTTTTTAATATAAATTTAACTGATTCTTAAATCTTTATTAACACAGGTTAGTTATAATTTGTATTGAAATAAGTGAAAAAGGAGGGA from Dictyoglomus turgidum DSM 6724 includes:
- a CDS encoding TRAP transporter substrate-binding protein, with translation MKKYFTLLSLLLVVLFISSLSAQSTILIKATSPFPEGHIITQTMVEFKNIIEKETQGRIKFELSIAKDTEEQANERCSKGEVDMQFTGGRAIEVFAPQYFFINAPFVLKDYEHFFRIMKGPIGEKAKSEILKNGNMYTLGYLYRGYRQMTSNKPILGLKDLEGLKLRLPVVPTWIKVWETLGVKAVPVPLTGLYQALKDGTAEASEGDLTQISGYKLYEVQKYLIITNHLVSFGWVHMYKPTFDKLSKADQELFMKTAEKVCNTATMRLLASENDILRLLMENGMTVIYLDAKTMAQIRDKAKPAVEELFRTTWPVTTWEEVLKQ
- a CDS encoding M24 family metallopeptidase — protein: MERKEEVKIKLEKVRNFLRENDLYAVLIKKQPNFSWITAGGVNFVGMATEMGVTSVLITEKDQFVIANKIEARRMKDEEVEDMFEVLEYEWYEDKEMEIVRTIVGNGKVGCDVLLPDIQFVDDTFKKLRYELTEGEIERYLYLGEKLSRIVEEVLMYETKPGETEIEVAGKISAKLWKEGIEPTAFMIASDDRIRNYRHPISKNKKIEKVVMASVNARYKGLIATMTRMAHFGKIPETLKKQYKDNVEIECIMIAKTKIGEEMRVPVLSAIEEYEKRGYKDEWKLHHQGGSMGYYPRDIRVTPTTTEKIYRNQAFCWNPSITGTKSEDGFITTEKGPIMITKPVIFPTLKIEVEGITFIKPDMLEVL
- a CDS encoding Gfo/Idh/MocA family protein, with the translated sequence MDKVRVGLVGAGFIARIHMSAYKEISPYVDIVGVCSGRRENAERFAKEYGIPKVFDNYEELCASFDVDVVDVCTPTNLHDEVIICAAKNKKHVMCEKPLTGYFGEDTDKELVGIEVPKSFMYKKVLEKIEKIEKVIKENRVKFMYGENLVYAPSIEKMKRMILASSSPILEIRAECSHSGSHASYAKKWRTSGGGSLMRLGSHPVAVVLHLKHYEGLIKDGKPIRAKAVWGEVGNLTKIDKFLKEEKHYVATSWEDVEDWSVIVIDFEDGTKGIIFSNDISLGGLKNWVQVSLSSGMIYANINPNNMMVAYTPEESIWKEEYIAEKIETKAGWNFPSPDDFWTRGFPQELKDFILAVIEDREPISSFDLAKETAKVLYAGYYSSEEGRKIEIE